Proteins encoded in a region of the Mycoplasma mobile 163K genome:
- the uvrA gene encoding excinuclease ABC subunit UvrA: protein MNQKIDTHNFISIKGAKENNLKNIDVVIPKNKLVVFTGLSGSGKSSLAFNTIYEEGRRRYVDSLGSYARQFLGGTKKPDVHSIDGLSPAISIEQKTTHNNPRSTVGTVTEIHDYLRLLYARIGHPFCSNHKIKITSQKLKDILNTVFSYEKDSKILILAPVISGAKGTHQVLLEKLKKDFLRLKIDGEIYSLDEEINLDKSKKHDIEIVVDRLILNEENRSRIADGIEIALEYSKGLVNVEILGKEKKMFSQLFSCPYGDFEMPKIETKLFSFNSPYGMCEVCKGIGVSLKSDPDLLIPDKTKSILQGAIIPFQNTVETSNLDWQEFKALLDYYEISAAKPIEKMTKSELDIIYYGSKEDINYTNVSVSGNKYTRFNKIEGILTKMERRFLETTSEQLRTWYLKFMSEIQCSKCKGDRLNDYALAVQIEGLNISDFSKLSIEEGLSKILSLEISSFEKEVSTLIVNEIVNRLTFLSDVGLEYLTLNRTAETLSGGEAQRIRLATQIGSNLTGVLYVLDEPSIGLHQKDNEKLIKTLKHMVEIGNTLIVVEHDDETILEADYILDIGPKAGNEGGQIVAQGSVEDIKKSKESITGKYLSGELKIEIPTFRRSGSGEIIRVIGAKENNLKNIDVKFPIGKFIAVTGVSGSGKSTLVNEVLIKGIEFVKGSQVHPGKHKEIKGLHNIDKIIQISQSPIGRTPRSNPATYTTVFDDIRDLFANTEDARASGFLKGRFSFNVNGGRCDKCSGDGYLKIEMHFLPDVYVVCDHCDGKRYNPETLEIKYKFKNISDVLDMTVSEAFDFFANRAKIREKLETLMDVGLGYIKLGQPATTLSGGEAQRVKLATHLLKKSTGKTLYVLDEPTTGLHSYDVSNLLEVLKRIVNKGDTVIVIEHNLDVIKSVDYIIDLGPGGGTNGGKIVATGTPEQVAEIKESFTGQYLKRMLKNAIK, encoded by the coding sequence ATGAATCAAAAAATTGATACTCATAATTTTATTTCTATTAAAGGTGCAAAAGAAAATAATTTAAAAAATATTGATGTTGTTATTCCTAAAAATAAATTAGTTGTTTTTACAGGTCTTTCTGGATCTGGTAAAAGCTCACTAGCTTTTAATACAATTTATGAAGAAGGAAGAAGAAGATACGTAGATTCTTTAGGTAGTTATGCTCGTCAGTTTTTAGGTGGAACTAAGAAACCAGATGTTCATTCAATAGATGGATTAAGTCCGGCTATTTCGATTGAACAAAAAACAACTCACAATAATCCACGTTCAACAGTAGGAACAGTTACAGAAATTCATGATTACTTGAGACTTTTGTATGCTAGAATCGGACATCCTTTTTGTTCTAACCATAAAATTAAAATTACATCCCAAAAATTAAAAGACATTTTAAACACTGTTTTTTCATATGAAAAAGATTCAAAAATTTTAATTCTTGCTCCTGTAATTTCTGGTGCTAAAGGAACACATCAAGTTTTATTAGAAAAATTAAAAAAAGACTTTTTAAGATTGAAAATTGATGGAGAAATATATTCTCTTGATGAAGAAATTAATTTAGATAAATCTAAGAAACATGATATTGAAATTGTTGTTGATAGATTGATTTTAAATGAAGAAAATCGTTCAAGAATTGCAGATGGAATCGAAATTGCCTTAGAATATTCTAAAGGTTTAGTTAATGTAGAAATTTTAGGAAAGGAGAAAAAAATGTTTTCTCAACTTTTTTCTTGTCCTTATGGAGATTTTGAAATGCCCAAAATTGAAACTAAATTGTTTTCTTTTAATTCTCCTTATGGAATGTGTGAAGTTTGCAAAGGAATAGGAGTTTCACTAAAATCTGATCCAGATTTATTAATTCCAGATAAAACAAAATCAATTTTACAAGGTGCAATTATTCCTTTTCAAAATACAGTAGAAACATCTAATTTAGATTGACAAGAATTTAAAGCTTTATTAGATTACTATGAAATTAGTGCAGCAAAACCAATTGAGAAAATGACAAAATCTGAATTAGATATTATTTATTATGGTTCTAAAGAAGATATAAATTATACTAATGTATCTGTTAGTGGAAATAAATATACTAGATTTAATAAAATTGAAGGTATTTTAACAAAAATGGAGAGAAGATTTCTTGAAACAACAAGTGAACAACTTCGCACTTGATATTTAAAATTTATGTCTGAAATTCAATGTTCAAAATGTAAAGGAGATAGATTAAATGATTATGCTTTAGCTGTTCAAATAGAAGGTTTAAACATTTCTGACTTTTCAAAATTATCAATCGAAGAAGGTCTTTCAAAGATTTTATCTTTGGAAATTAGTTCTTTTGAAAAGGAAGTTTCGACTTTAATTGTTAATGAAATTGTAAATAGATTGACTTTTTTAAGTGATGTCGGTTTAGAGTATTTAACTTTAAATAGAACAGCTGAAACTTTAAGTGGAGGAGAGGCTCAAAGAATAAGATTAGCTACTCAAATTGGTTCAAATTTAACAGGTGTGTTATATGTTCTTGATGAGCCAAGTATTGGATTACACCAAAAAGATAATGAAAAATTAATTAAAACTTTGAAACACATGGTGGAAATCGGAAATACTTTAATTGTTGTAGAACATGATGATGAAACAATTCTAGAAGCAGATTATATTCTTGATATAGGACCAAAAGCAGGAAATGAAGGTGGGCAAATTGTTGCACAAGGATCTGTTGAAGATATTAAAAAATCAAAAGAATCTATTACTGGTAAATATTTATCTGGTGAATTAAAAATTGAAATTCCTACTTTTAGAAGAAGTGGAAGCGGAGAAATTATAAGAGTAATAGGAGCTAAAGAAAATAATTTAAAAAACATTGATGTTAAATTTCCTATTGGTAAATTTATTGCTGTAACAGGAGTTTCAGGAAGTGGTAAAAGTACTTTAGTAAATGAAGTTTTAATTAAAGGAATTGAATTTGTAAAAGGGTCTCAAGTTCATCCGGGAAAACATAAAGAAATTAAGGGTTTACATAATATTGACAAGATTATTCAAATTTCTCAAAGTCCAATCGGAAGAACTCCTAGGTCAAATCCTGCAACTTATACAACTGTATTTGATGACATCAGAGATTTATTTGCAAATACAGAAGATGCAAGAGCAAGTGGTTTTTTAAAAGGGAGATTTAGTTTTAATGTTAATGGTGGAAGATGTGATAAATGTTCAGGAGATGGATATTTAAAAATTGAAATGCATTTTCTACCTGATGTTTATGTTGTTTGTGACCATTGTGATGGTAAAAGATATAATCCTGAAACTTTAGAAATTAAATATAAATTCAAAAATATTAGCGATGTTCTAGATATGACCGTTTCTGAAGCATTTGATTTTTTTGCTAATAGAGCAAAAATTAGAGAAAAATTAGAAACCTTAATGGATGTTGGCTTAGGTTATATCAAACTAGGACAACCAGCTACTACTTTAAGTGGTGGAGAAGCACAAAGAGTTAAACTTGCAACTCATTTATTAAAAAAATCAACAGGGAAGACTTTATATGTTTTAGATGAACCAACAACAGGTTTACATTCATATGATGTTTCGAATTTATTAGAAGTCTTAAAAAGAATTGTTAATAAAGGAGATACAGTAATTGTAATAGAACATAATTTAGATGTTATTAAAAGTGTAGATTACATAATTGATTTAGGTCCAGGTGGTGGAACTAATGGCGGAAAAATTGTTGCTACAGGAACCCCTGAGCAAGTAGCAGAGATAAAAGAATCATTTACTGGTCAATACTTAAAAAGGATGTTAAAAAATGCAATTAAATAA
- the hprK gene encoding HPr(Ser) kinase/phosphatase has protein sequence MQLNKDTYFKKENKSFIYVDKFLEALNLIPNNFEKITKWNLINSPSIKRVGLELAGIDTHNYKNFGNIIVWGFTEQEWFKTLNEKSLKEVLAKVFKLNPPLVILSKSLTEETSNFIIEVASFYSIPVVKTKFSISEIHTYISLPLSEVFAPSVSKHASLVEINGIGVMIIGESGVGKSEAVLELIQKRFLFISDDTVIIKRIGNSFFGYPSEITKGILEVRGLGLMDVEAVYGKEIHRKRSEIRLVVELVKVAFDPIKGDTFDRLGNQELFYEVLDSKIPKIQVQILAGRNTSSLIVAATNLYLAKLDGVDALNIIMERWEK, from the coding sequence ATGCAATTAAATAAAGATACATATTTCAAAAAAGAAAATAAATCATTTATCTATGTAGATAAATTTTTAGAAGCTTTAAATTTAATCCCTAATAATTTTGAAAAAATTACTAAATGAAATTTAATTAATTCCCCATCAATAAAAAGAGTTGGTTTAGAACTTGCTGGAATTGATACACATAATTACAAAAATTTTGGTAATATTATTGTTTGAGGTTTTACAGAGCAAGAGTGATTTAAAACTTTAAATGAAAAAAGTCTAAAAGAAGTTTTAGCTAAAGTTTTTAAATTAAATCCTCCTCTAGTAATTCTTTCAAAATCCTTAACAGAAGAAACATCAAATTTCATAATTGAAGTTGCCTCTTTTTATTCAATTCCTGTTGTAAAAACAAAATTTAGTATTTCAGAAATTCACACTTATATTTCTCTTCCATTATCAGAAGTTTTTGCGCCTTCAGTTTCGAAGCATGCTTCTTTAGTTGAGATAAATGGTATTGGAGTAATGATCATTGGAGAAAGTGGTGTTGGTAAATCTGAAGCTGTTCTTGAATTAATTCAAAAAAGATTTCTTTTTATTAGCGATGATACAGTCATCATAAAAAGAATTGGTAATTCTTTTTTTGGTTATCCTAGCGAAATAACAAAAGGTATTTTAGAAGTAAGAGGATTAGGACTAATGGATGTCGAAGCTGTTTATGGAAAGGAAATCCATCGTAAAAGAAGTGAAATAAGACTTGTTGTTGAACTAGTAAAAGTTGCATTTGATCCAATTAAAGGCGACACATTTGATCGTTTGGGAAATCAAGAGTTATTTTATGAAGTTTTAGATTCAAAAATTCCAAAAATTCAAGTTCAAATTTTAGCAGGTAGAAATACTTCATCTTTAATTGTTGCCGCAACAAATTTATATTTGGCAAAATTAGATGGAGTTGATGCTTTAAATATAATTATGGAAAGATGAGAAAAATAA
- the lgt gene encoding prolipoprotein diacylglyceryl transferase: MRKIMNTTSSIGGISVGQAISLGPISLYSLLIILGVIASIVTISFFWKRENYKFEYLAILIIITIPSAIIGARLWFIFERLIDNPLDPFPGSAWWAITEGGLSIQGGVFLAAFANSVYLFTKRKEIVFAKAFGIILPSVLIGQAIGRWGNFTNHEVFGVITDRTSIAWLGDAIADNMFITSNGITAYRVPLFFYESIANLIGYLLIIWGVLFFGWSKPGVTGAMYLLWYGTVRTSMEPLRDEQYPFYIVLSVLMIIGGISLWLYFEKINGKKYIIKKEGRIKYYDLPLTNITRRWINA, translated from the coding sequence ATGAGAAAAATAATGAATACTACTAGTTCTATAGGAGGAATATCAGTTGGCCAAGCAATTAGTTTAGGACCTATTTCTCTTTATTCTTTGTTAATAATTTTAGGTGTTATTGCATCAATTGTAACTATTTCATTTTTTTGAAAAAGAGAAAATTATAAATTTGAATATTTAGCTATATTAATTATTATCACAATTCCTTCAGCTATTATCGGAGCAAGACTTTGATTCATTTTTGAAAGATTAATAGATAATCCTTTAGATCCTTTTCCAGGAAGTGCCTGATGAGCTATAACAGAAGGAGGTCTTTCTATTCAAGGAGGAGTCTTTTTAGCTGCTTTTGCAAATAGTGTTTATTTGTTCACTAAAAGAAAAGAAATAGTTTTTGCAAAAGCTTTTGGAATTATTTTACCTTCTGTTTTAATTGGTCAAGCAATTGGTAGGTGAGGAAATTTTACAAATCATGAAGTATTTGGAGTAATTACAGATAGAACTTCAATTGCTTGATTAGGTGATGCAATTGCAGACAACATGTTCATAACTTCTAATGGTATCACAGCATATCGAGTTCCTTTATTTTTTTATGAGTCAATTGCTAATTTAATAGGTTATTTATTAATTATTTGAGGAGTTCTATTTTTTGGTTGATCAAAACCTGGAGTAACAGGAGCCATGTATCTTCTTTGGTATGGTACAGTAAGAACATCTATGGAACCTTTAAGAGATGAACAATATCCATTTTATATTGTTTTATCAGTTCTTATGATTATCGGAGGTATAAGTCTTTGATTATATTTTGAAAAAATAAATGGTAAAAAATATATAATTAAAAAAGAAGGTAGAATAAAATACTATGATCTACCTTTAACAAATATTACAAGAAGGTGAATTAATGCATAA
- a CDS encoding NAD(P)/FAD-dependent oxidoreductase, translating to MHNEKIYDVIIIGGGPAAMSAAIYASRANLSTVFIEKGAPGGKMVTTSRIENYPGFTTIGGPDLAIEMLNHAKAYKAEYKFGNVLKINNHGPFNKEVLLERKNEIIKGKSIIIATGMVNRVPRDIEGIEEFNHKGVSYCAICDGPLFGKTPSAIIGGGNSAVEEAIYLASIASEVHVFVKDSKFNAEEKSVNDLKLLKNVKIHMNSSILKLKGSNKLEEADVLINGKKETIKLTSLFPYIGFIPSVDFAKHLGITNEQGFIQTNEKLETKLENIFAAGDIRVKDIRQVATAIGDGAIAGKEVANKINSEKK from the coding sequence ATGCATAATGAAAAAATATATGATGTAATTATTATTGGTGGAGGACCAGCAGCTATGTCAGCTGCAATTTATGCCTCAAGAGCAAATTTATCAACTGTTTTTATTGAAAAAGGAGCTCCAGGTGGAAAAATGGTCACCACTTCTAGAATTGAAAATTATCCAGGTTTTACAACTATTGGAGGCCCTGATCTTGCAATAGAAATGTTGAATCATGCCAAAGCTTATAAAGCTGAATATAAATTTGGAAATGTACTAAAAATAAATAATCATGGACCATTTAACAAGGAAGTACTTTTAGAAAGAAAGAATGAAATAATCAAAGGTAAATCAATTATTATTGCAACCGGAATGGTAAATAGAGTTCCTAGAGATATTGAAGGAATCGAGGAATTTAATCATAAGGGTGTAAGTTACTGTGCTATTTGTGATGGACCTTTATTTGGAAAAACACCTTCAGCAATAATTGGAGGTGGAAATAGTGCAGTTGAAGAAGCTATTTACTTAGCTTCAATTGCTTCTGAAGTTCACGTTTTTGTTAAAGACTCAAAATTTAATGCAGAAGAGAAATCTGTCAATGATTTAAAATTATTAAAAAATGTAAAAATTCACATGAATTCTAGTATTTTAAAATTAAAAGGATCAAATAAATTAGAAGAAGCAGATGTTTTAATTAATGGAAAAAAAGAAACAATTAAACTAACAAGTTTATTTCCATATATTGGTTTTATACCTTCAGTGGATTTTGCAAAGCACTTAGGAATAACTAATGAACAAGGTTTTATTCAAACTAATGAAAAATTAGAAACTAAATTAGAAAATATTTTTGCAGCAGGAGATATTAGAGTAAAAGACATTAGACAAGTAGCAACAGCAATTGGCGATGGAGCTATTGCAGGGAAAGAAGTTGCTAATAAAATTAACTCAGAAAAAAAATAG
- a CDS encoding DnaD domain protein produces the protein MTNLFIEKNFEISDSDYKIIRKLYQPIIGIKAIALLSNFYDQVENKKTTDLIEVENFYKILNIDFEEFLDLRKKLESFCLIKTFEKKQDKSTHLISLIKPLYEFQFDKNVIYKKSLIKAIGLDLYKKMINLEVENNEDNIKEYFDISETYINYIGSDFFLQNQKNDFFFENSKTIHFEGPSVEDSKNLLENEFIHTNEIPIVKAKNILEAINEYSTTQFIKYIWNNSATIEMTLWISEANKNGFSDDVLNLVINSCVDIIGYFNFQYIKTVANNLLKQNKISYQNVLKHFSSIKKLQKKSKEDFLNSVQVKNNFLKNTQKEYTIFDFQNNDDISFEDLFKYKKWEVEDSND, from the coding sequence ATGACTAATTTATTTATTGAAAAAAATTTTGAAATTTCTGATTCAGATTATAAAATTATTAGAAAACTATACCAACCTATAATTGGAATAAAAGCAATTGCATTATTGTCAAATTTTTATGATCAAGTCGAAAACAAAAAAACAACAGATTTAATTGAAGTTGAAAATTTTTATAAAATTTTAAATATAGATTTTGAAGAATTTTTAGACTTAAGAAAAAAATTAGAATCTTTTTGCTTGATAAAAACTTTTGAAAAAAAGCAAGACAAATCAACACACTTAATAAGCTTGATAAAACCACTATATGAATTTCAGTTTGATAAAAACGTTATATATAAAAAAAGTTTGATAAAGGCAATAGGCTTAGATTTATACAAAAAAATGATCAATTTAGAAGTTGAAAATAATGAAGATAATATCAAAGAATATTTTGATATAAGTGAAACATACATCAACTATATTGGTAGTGACTTTTTTTTGCAAAATCAAAAAAATGATTTTTTTTTCGAGAATAGTAAAACAATCCATTTTGAAGGACCTTCAGTCGAAGATTCGAAAAATTTATTGGAAAATGAGTTTATACACACAAATGAAATACCAATTGTAAAAGCAAAAAATATTTTAGAAGCAATAAATGAATATTCTACTACTCAGTTTATTAAATACATTTGAAACAACAGTGCAACAATCGAAATGACATTATGAATTAGTGAGGCTAATAAAAATGGATTTTCAGATGATGTTTTAAATCTTGTAATAAATTCTTGTGTTGATATTATTGGTTATTTTAATTTTCAATACATTAAAACAGTTGCGAATAATTTATTAAAACAAAATAAAATTTCTTATCAAAATGTTTTAAAACACTTTAGTTCAATAAAAAAATTGCAAAAAAAATCAAAGGAAGATTTTTTAAATTCAGTTCAAGTTAAAAATAATTTTTTAAAAAATACACAAAAAGAATACACAATTTTTGATTTCCAAAATAATGATGATATTTCCTTTGAAGATTTATTTAAATATAAAAAATGAGAAGTAGAGGACTCTAATGACTAG